A region from the Nocardioides exalbidus genome encodes:
- the dapD gene encoding 2,3,4,5-tetrahydropyridine-2,6-dicarboxylate N-succinyltransferase — translation MRRLGRVTAASGYGLLTLHGDTVLDAWFPSPVLGATEGGPIEELAHLDGGEDDLRGTTRVVRLVEIADLDDAPASTEDVWLRLHLLSHRLVKPHGVNLDGIFGLLANVVWTSAGPCAVEGFEKVRARLRTVVPGHVVQVFGVDKFPRMTDYVLPTGVRIADADRVRLGAHLAEGTTVMHEGFVNFNAGTLGASMVEGRISAGVVVGDGSDVGGGSSIMGTLSGGGKQVISIGERCLLGANAGIGISLGDDCVVEAGCYVTAGTKVTVTDMDGKPQVVKAATLSGVDNVLFRRNSVSGAIEAVPWKGDGIALNAALHAN, via the coding sequence TCCCCCGTGCTCGGTGCGACCGAGGGCGGACCCATCGAGGAGCTCGCCCACCTCGACGGCGGCGAGGACGACCTGCGCGGCACCACCCGCGTCGTACGCCTCGTGGAGATCGCCGACCTCGACGACGCCCCGGCGTCCACCGAGGACGTCTGGCTGCGGCTGCACCTGCTCTCCCACCGCCTCGTGAAGCCCCACGGCGTCAACCTCGACGGCATCTTCGGCCTGCTCGCCAACGTCGTGTGGACCTCCGCCGGCCCGTGCGCCGTCGAGGGCTTCGAGAAGGTCCGGGCCAGGCTGCGCACGGTCGTGCCGGGCCACGTCGTGCAGGTCTTCGGCGTCGACAAGTTCCCGCGGATGACCGACTACGTCCTGCCCACCGGCGTCCGCATCGCCGACGCCGACCGGGTCCGCCTCGGCGCGCACCTCGCCGAGGGCACGACCGTCATGCACGAGGGCTTCGTGAACTTCAACGCCGGCACGCTCGGCGCCTCGATGGTCGAGGGCCGGATCTCGGCCGGCGTCGTCGTCGGCGACGGCTCCGACGTCGGCGGCGGCTCGTCGATCATGGGCACGCTGTCCGGCGGCGGCAAGCAGGTCATCTCGATCGGCGAGCGCTGCCTCCTCGGCGCCAACGCCGGCATCGGCATCTCGCTCGGCGACGACTGCGTGGTCGAGGCGGGCTGCTACGTCACCGCCGGCACCAAGGTCACCGTCACCGACATGGACGGCAAGCCGCAGGTCGTGAAGGCCGCCACCCTCTCGGGCGTCGACAACGTCCTCTTCCGCCGCAACTCGGTCAGCGGCGCCATCGAGGCAGTGCCGTGGAAGGGCGACGGGATCGCCCTCAACGCGGCGCTGCACGCGAACTAG